In Microbacterium cremeum, a genomic segment contains:
- a CDS encoding SOS response-associated peptidase: protein MCGRFVVASAGSDLVGVLRVDVEGDDLPEPSYNVAPTDRVAIVMDSAKTEPPTRRLEAARWGLIPGWAKDPKIGARAFNARSEELEDKPMFRNALEKRRAVVPTSGYYEWKTEGGVKVPHYIHPADGEPLFLAGLYEWWRDKTKADDDPERWLLSFTILTRDAVGDLGSIHDRMPLFLDPDHADAWLDPTTDNVRDVLDAAIDAAPALAGTLDNHVVSKAVGNVRNNSPELIEPAED, encoded by the coding sequence ATGTGCGGACGATTCGTCGTGGCCAGTGCCGGATCCGACCTCGTGGGCGTGCTCCGCGTCGATGTCGAGGGTGACGACCTTCCTGAGCCGTCGTACAACGTCGCGCCGACCGACCGGGTGGCGATCGTCATGGATTCGGCGAAGACCGAGCCGCCCACCCGCCGCCTCGAGGCGGCGCGCTGGGGACTCATCCCCGGATGGGCGAAGGACCCCAAGATCGGCGCCCGCGCCTTCAACGCGCGATCCGAAGAGCTCGAAGACAAGCCGATGTTCCGCAACGCCCTCGAGAAGCGGCGGGCCGTGGTGCCGACCTCCGGGTACTACGAATGGAAGACCGAGGGCGGTGTCAAAGTCCCCCACTACATCCATCCGGCCGACGGCGAGCCGCTGTTCCTGGCCGGCCTGTACGAATGGTGGCGCGACAAGACGAAAGCCGACGACGACCCCGAGCGGTGGCTCCTGAGCTTCACGATCCTGACCCGCGACGCGGTCGGCGACCTGGGCTCCATCCACGACCGCATGCCGCTGTTCCTCGATCCCGACCACGCGGACGCGTGGCTGGATCCCACGACCGACAATGTCCGGGACGTGCTCGACGCCGCGATCGACGCGGCGCCGGCTCTCGCCGGCACCCTGGACAACCATGTCGTGTCGAAGGCGGTCGGCAATGTGCGCAACAACTCCCCCGAGCTGATCGAGCCGGCCGAGGACTGA
- a CDS encoding 3-methyladenine DNA glycosylase, with translation MTLTASTVVLARDEWGARETAHTARADALTRDHRERASRHETHPVEDFLFTYYSYKPSVLRRWHPGEGVELADAATAPRAQWRWYRPGAAPGSIVADGRAFRDERGSLVANIATILRATRERSGSYGCFGLHEWAMVYRQREHRHPVPLRLGQAGTDAVVEAHELRCTHYDAFRFFTPEAVPRNRTPLARADQPLREQPGCLHAGMDLYKWAVKLGPLVPGEVLLDAFELARDVRELDMRASPYDLTEWGYAPVRIEDPDGKAEYVQAQRGFAARGQDLRARLLAIAEG, from the coding sequence GTGACTCTCACCGCCTCCACTGTCGTGCTCGCGCGCGACGAGTGGGGCGCGCGCGAAACCGCGCACACCGCCCGGGCAGACGCCCTCACGCGCGATCACCGCGAACGCGCGAGTCGGCACGAGACCCATCCGGTCGAGGATTTCCTGTTCACGTACTACTCGTACAAGCCGTCGGTGCTGAGGCGTTGGCATCCGGGCGAAGGCGTCGAACTGGCGGATGCCGCCACCGCCCCGCGCGCACAGTGGCGCTGGTATCGGCCGGGCGCCGCGCCGGGCTCCATCGTCGCGGACGGCCGCGCCTTCCGCGACGAGCGCGGCAGCCTCGTGGCGAACATCGCGACGATCCTGCGCGCGACGCGGGAACGATCCGGGTCGTACGGGTGCTTCGGCCTGCACGAATGGGCGATGGTGTACCGGCAGCGCGAGCACCGTCACCCGGTCCCCCTCCGGCTCGGGCAGGCCGGCACCGACGCGGTGGTCGAGGCCCATGAGCTTCGCTGCACGCACTACGACGCCTTCCGCTTCTTCACCCCGGAGGCGGTGCCACGCAACCGGACCCCGCTCGCACGTGCCGACCAGCCGCTGCGCGAGCAGCCCGGGTGCCTGCACGCGGGCATGGATCTCTACAAGTGGGCGGTCAAGCTCGGTCCGCTCGTGCCCGGCGAGGTGCTTCTCGACGCGTTCGAACTCGCGCGGGACGTGCGCGAGCTCGACATGCGCGCCTCACCCTACGACTTGACGGAGTGGGGCTACGCACCCGTGCGCATCGAAGACCCCGACGGCAAGGCGGAGTACGTGCAGGCACAGCGCGGCTTCGCGGCGCGAGGCCAGGATCTGCGCGCGCGACTCCTCGCCATCGCCGAGGGCTGA
- a CDS encoding thiamine pyrophosphate-binding protein has translation MSADDTAAPYSDTTGRAVLETVRNYGVTAVFGIPGTHNLELYRPLADLGLRAVTNRHEQGSGYGADGWAQQTGLPGVVITTSGPGLQNAMSAIGTAFCESRPLLVISPGVALGAEFRDVGTLHETKDATAMVGAVAEWSRRVTSGTDAVDAVHEAFALFRTGRPRPVHIEIPMDVLESPADVPAAARAARPAPAPVRGDPSAVREAVALLSGAERPVIVAGGGASRAGRPVTALAERLGAPVLTALNGKAAVDEHHPLSLGSNLRLEAARRVAEDADVLLVLGSKLGEAELWAPALEARGAVVRVDISAAQLHKNLDATVGIVGDCAAVVEELLVGIAEEPRPARDVAEERAAIAAETRAILPETVALAETIAAALPPDAIVAGDSSQIVYMALANVLRQSAPHSLLYTPTYATLGYGLPAAIGARIAQPAEGGRPVVAVVGDGALMFCLNELATAVEQRLDLTVVCVDNGGYAEIKQNEVDRGIRPVGVDLVQPDWVALANAFGATGRRASTADEVGSALAAAIDAGGVQLVHIPQSHGAGSAQSSTPRGES, from the coding sequence ATGAGCGCCGACGACACCGCGGCCCCGTACTCCGACACCACCGGCCGGGCGGTGCTCGAGACGGTGCGCAACTACGGAGTGACGGCCGTGTTCGGCATCCCTGGCACGCACAATCTGGAGTTGTACCGTCCCCTTGCCGACCTCGGACTGCGCGCCGTCACCAACCGGCACGAGCAGGGGTCAGGCTACGGCGCCGACGGCTGGGCGCAGCAGACAGGGCTGCCGGGCGTCGTGATCACGACGTCGGGGCCGGGCCTTCAGAACGCCATGAGCGCGATCGGCACCGCGTTCTGCGAGTCGCGGCCGCTGCTCGTCATCTCGCCGGGCGTGGCGCTCGGGGCCGAGTTCCGCGACGTCGGCACGCTCCACGAGACGAAGGATGCCACCGCGATGGTCGGCGCGGTCGCGGAGTGGTCGCGGCGAGTGACGAGCGGGACGGATGCCGTCGATGCGGTCCACGAAGCGTTCGCGCTGTTCCGCACCGGGCGTCCGCGCCCCGTGCACATCGAGATCCCGATGGACGTGCTGGAGTCGCCGGCCGACGTGCCCGCGGCGGCGCGCGCCGCCCGGCCGGCGCCGGCGCCCGTGCGCGGCGACCCTTCGGCGGTGCGGGAGGCGGTGGCGCTGTTGAGTGGAGCGGAGCGCCCTGTCATCGTCGCGGGCGGAGGGGCGTCCCGCGCCGGTCGGCCCGTCACCGCACTCGCCGAGCGGCTGGGTGCACCGGTGCTCACGGCGCTCAACGGCAAGGCCGCCGTCGACGAGCACCACCCGCTGTCGCTCGGCTCGAACCTGCGTCTCGAGGCCGCACGACGGGTTGCGGAGGATGCCGATGTTCTCCTCGTGCTCGGTTCGAAGCTGGGCGAGGCGGAGCTGTGGGCGCCCGCGCTCGAGGCGCGCGGCGCCGTCGTTCGCGTCGACATCTCGGCCGCTCAGCTGCACAAGAACCTGGACGCGACGGTCGGCATCGTGGGGGACTGCGCCGCCGTGGTCGAGGAGCTGCTCGTCGGGATCGCAGAAGAGCCGCGACCCGCGCGTGACGTGGCGGAGGAACGGGCCGCGATCGCTGCGGAGACCCGCGCGATCCTGCCCGAGACGGTGGCATTGGCCGAGACGATCGCGGCGGCTCTGCCACCGGATGCCATCGTGGCGGGCGACTCGTCGCAGATCGTCTACATGGCGCTCGCCAACGTGCTCCGCCAGTCCGCTCCGCACTCGCTGCTGTACACCCCGACCTACGCGACGCTGGGCTACGGACTGCCCGCCGCCATCGGTGCGCGCATCGCCCAGCCTGCCGAGGGCGGTCGTCCCGTCGTCGCCGTGGTCGGCGACGGGGCCTTGATGTTCTGCCTCAACGAACTCGCCACCGCGGTCGAGCAGCGACTCGACCTCACCGTCGTGTGCGTCGACAACGGCGGGTACGCCGAGATCAAGCAGAACGAGGTGGACCGCGGCATCCGTCCCGTCGGCGTCGATCTCGTTCAGCCCGACTGGGTCGCCCTCGCGAACGCGTTCGGCGCGACCGGCCGGCGCGCTTCGACGGCCGACGAAGTCGGGTCGGCGCTCGCCGCGGCGATCGACGCCGGTGGCGTGCAGCTCGTCCACATCCCGCAGAGCCACGGCGCAGGGAGCGCCCAGTCCTCCACCCCGAGAGGTGAGTCATGA
- a CDS encoding acyl-CoA dehydrogenase family protein, with amino-acid sequence MTAFARGQRVIGAATHYVENQPPWRVDVDEYSGNAVLRSAVDSFGAPWADDDLREAGRLVGSASFQRDAHLANTHTPVAHAHDRWGFRLDEVEYDPSYHRVIGEAIARGAHTSAWADPRAGAQTARAAMFMLFAQVEPGHACPISMTHAAVASIEGSPWVADEWLPRLYSRDYDPRLLPGEDKRSALVGMAMTEKQGGSDVRAGTTVGESMGGHAYQLTGHKWFCSAPMSDAFLVLARTRRGAGDEGLSCLFVPRVLPHGVRNVFRIQRLKDKLGNRSNASAEVEFDGTVGFVLGEPGRGVRTIIEMVQRTRLDCVLGTAAGMRQSVAEALWHARGRQAFGALLVDQPAMTAVLADLALEYEAAMLTGLRLAELFDSGASDRDVALRRLATPVSKYWVCKRGPHHAYEAMECLGGNGYTESFPLARRYREQPVMAIWEGSGNVIALDVLRALTRDASSGEAFADELSATRGASALLDAHVERTLGLVRRLAGADPAEAQPEARRLSENLALAFQASLMLRHAPARAAEAFVAARLGDDRGAQYGVLPTGTDAAAIVARH; translated from the coding sequence ATGACGGCATTCGCACGCGGTCAGCGCGTCATCGGCGCCGCGACGCACTACGTCGAGAACCAGCCGCCGTGGCGGGTCGACGTCGACGAATACTCGGGCAACGCCGTGTTGCGGTCGGCGGTGGATTCGTTCGGCGCGCCGTGGGCGGACGACGACCTTCGTGAGGCGGGGCGCCTCGTCGGGTCGGCGTCGTTCCAGCGCGACGCGCACCTCGCGAACACGCACACCCCGGTCGCGCACGCGCACGATCGCTGGGGCTTCCGCCTCGACGAGGTCGAGTACGACCCGTCGTACCACCGCGTGATCGGCGAGGCGATCGCGCGTGGCGCGCACACCTCGGCGTGGGCGGACCCGCGAGCAGGTGCACAGACGGCCCGCGCCGCCATGTTCATGCTGTTCGCCCAGGTCGAGCCTGGCCACGCGTGCCCGATCTCGATGACGCACGCGGCGGTCGCCTCGATCGAGGGGTCGCCGTGGGTCGCCGACGAGTGGCTGCCCCGCCTCTACTCGCGCGACTACGATCCGCGGCTCCTGCCGGGCGAAGACAAGCGCAGCGCGCTCGTGGGCATGGCGATGACCGAGAAGCAGGGCGGTTCGGATGTGCGTGCCGGGACCACGGTCGGCGAGTCGATGGGCGGCCATGCGTACCAGCTCACCGGGCACAAGTGGTTCTGCTCGGCCCCGATGTCGGACGCGTTCCTCGTGCTCGCCCGCACTCGGCGCGGGGCGGGCGACGAGGGCCTGTCGTGTCTGTTCGTGCCGCGCGTGCTGCCGCACGGCGTGCGCAACGTGTTCCGCATCCAGCGGCTGAAGGACAAGCTCGGGAACCGGTCGAACGCGTCGGCCGAGGTCGAATTCGACGGCACGGTCGGCTTCGTGCTCGGAGAACCCGGACGCGGCGTGCGCACGATCATCGAGATGGTGCAGCGCACCCGCCTGGACTGCGTGCTCGGCACGGCCGCGGGCATGCGGCAGTCCGTGGCGGAGGCGCTGTGGCATGCGCGGGGTCGCCAGGCCTTCGGTGCGCTGCTCGTCGATCAGCCGGCGATGACCGCGGTGCTGGCGGATCTCGCACTCGAGTACGAGGCGGCGATGCTCACTGGGCTGCGGCTCGCCGAGCTGTTCGACTCCGGCGCGTCCGATCGGGACGTCGCGCTGCGCCGGCTCGCGACGCCGGTGTCGAAGTACTGGGTGTGCAAGCGCGGCCCGCACCACGCGTACGAGGCGATGGAGTGCCTCGGCGGCAACGGGTACACCGAATCGTTCCCGTTGGCGCGGCGGTACCGCGAGCAGCCCGTCATGGCGATCTGGGAGGGCTCGGGAAACGTCATCGCGCTCGACGTGCTGCGCGCCCTGACCCGCGACGCGTCGTCCGGCGAAGCGTTCGCCGACGAACTGAGCGCCACGCGCGGCGCCTCGGCCCTGCTCGACGCCCACGTCGAGAGGACCCTCGGCCTCGTGAGACGGCTCGCCGGCGCCGACCCCGCCGAGGCGCAGCCCGAGGCACGTCGGCTCAGCGAGAACCTCGCACTCGCGTTCCAGGCCTCCCTCATGCTCCGCCATGCGCCGGCGCGCGCCGCCGAGGCGTTCGTCGCGGCCCGGCTGGGGGACGATCGCGGTGCGCAGTACGGCGTGCTCCCGACGGGGACGGATGCCGCGGCCATCGTCGCGCGCCACTGA
- a CDS encoding PQQ-dependent sugar dehydrogenase: MTRHGARGVAVAACLVAALLAASACGPSSPGPVPSAADPSLEPGSAAPTTSPDADGWWRAGEVATLATGLAAPWSVVPLEGGGALISQRDDGLIRELGPDGALRDVGVVDGVVSGGESGLHGLALHADGDDTLLYAYFGAEADNRVVRMPLLGAPGSFELGAAEVVLDGIPRASTHDGGRLAFGPDGYLYVTTGDAQQRDAAQDLGALGGKILRVTPTGEPAPGNPWDNAVWSMGHRNVQGIAWTSDGRMWASEFGQNAWDELNLIEPGSNYGWPAVEGVGGADGYVDPVVAWTTDEASPSGIAARGGTVFLAGLRGERLWAVDTRDGALAGEPVAALTGEQGRLRDVVAAGDGSLWVLTSNTDGRGSPRPEDDLLLRVAVVSAG; this comes from the coding sequence ATGACGCGGCACGGAGCGCGTGGCGTGGCCGTGGCGGCGTGCCTGGTGGCGGCGCTGCTCGCGGCATCCGCGTGCGGTCCGTCCTCGCCCGGTCCGGTGCCCTCGGCCGCCGATCCGAGCCTCGAGCCCGGATCTGCCGCGCCGACGACGTCCCCCGACGCCGACGGTTGGTGGCGCGCAGGAGAAGTCGCGACGCTGGCGACGGGACTCGCCGCTCCGTGGTCGGTCGTGCCGCTCGAGGGCGGGGGAGCGCTCATCTCGCAGCGGGATGACGGCCTCATCCGCGAACTCGGCCCGGACGGGGCGCTCCGTGATGTCGGCGTGGTGGACGGCGTGGTGTCCGGGGGTGAGTCGGGGCTCCATGGGCTCGCGTTGCACGCGGACGGCGACGACACGCTGCTGTACGCGTACTTCGGCGCGGAGGCCGATAACCGGGTGGTGCGGATGCCGCTGCTCGGCGCGCCCGGCTCGTTCGAGCTGGGCGCCGCCGAGGTCGTGCTCGACGGCATCCCGCGTGCGAGCACGCACGATGGCGGGCGTCTCGCGTTCGGCCCCGACGGCTATCTCTACGTGACGACGGGCGACGCCCAGCAGCGTGACGCCGCGCAGGACCTCGGTGCGCTCGGCGGCAAGATCCTCCGGGTGACGCCGACCGGTGAGCCCGCGCCCGGGAATCCGTGGGACAACGCGGTGTGGTCGATGGGACACCGGAATGTGCAGGGCATCGCGTGGACCTCGGACGGACGCATGTGGGCGAGTGAGTTCGGGCAGAACGCGTGGGACGAGCTGAACCTCATCGAACCCGGCTCGAACTACGGGTGGCCAGCCGTCGAAGGCGTGGGCGGGGCGGACGGGTACGTCGACCCCGTCGTGGCGTGGACGACCGACGAGGCGAGCCCGAGCGGCATCGCCGCGCGCGGCGGCACGGTCTTCCTGGCCGGGCTCCGCGGCGAGCGGCTGTGGGCGGTGGACACACGTGACGGCGCGCTCGCGGGGGAGCCGGTGGCGGCGCTCACCGGCGAGCAGGGGCGGCTGAGGGATGTCGTGGCGGCGGGTGACGGCTCGCTCTGGGTGCTCACCAGCAACACCGACGGGCGCGGGAGTCCCCGTCCGGAGGACGATCTGCTGCTGCGAGTGGCGGTCGTGTCCGCCGGCTGA
- a CDS encoding amidohydrolase: MRKLAPFDRPAQQTPRLVTAGAIHTVDAEGSTAAAMLTDRGRIVEIGTAQQCWDAAAALRLDPEVVDLGDAVIVPGFVDAHAHPLMYGQLMTWVDCGPEKAGSIPEIVALLKTAAADLPAGRPVRGYGYEHRNLAEQRHPSRFELDEVASDREVYLMNASGHGGVVNSYTFELNGVDRDTPDPEGGTIFRDAGGELTGEISDAACNMLTGVHGVKIGHHGPNFHLADEPDEHLRQLDVATRRFLEGGVTTIGDAQVSRREFDMYLRLAEAGRLELRVSMYLLSHLLDEALEMGLVGQFGNAHLSFAGIKLYADGTLGGWTAYFPDGYVGDPCRTGQLYHEPAEYAELIRKAHAAGLQTATHAQSPTAIEMVVSAIERALAERPDDDARHRIEHCGLPTPEQIRRMAAAGIRPVNQTQHYFNWGEGVEQAIGTPGERFNPLGEFVAEGVPITISSDAPVAEPIPLEAIQTAVTRETRRGHKLGPDGLRVSAAAALRAHTYEGAVSIGREDDLGSLEAGKYADFAVLGGDPLAVDAAEISQIPVLETWVGGERIYASARVGELAT; encoded by the coding sequence ATGAGAAAGCTCGCCCCGTTCGACCGCCCCGCGCAGCAGACCCCGCGTCTGGTGACGGCCGGCGCGATCCACACCGTCGACGCCGAGGGCAGCACCGCCGCCGCGATGCTGACCGACCGCGGCCGGATCGTCGAGATCGGCACGGCGCAGCAATGCTGGGATGCCGCCGCCGCGCTGCGCCTCGACCCCGAGGTCGTCGACCTCGGTGACGCGGTGATCGTGCCCGGGTTCGTCGACGCTCACGCGCACCCGCTCATGTACGGTCAGCTCATGACCTGGGTGGACTGCGGGCCCGAGAAGGCAGGCAGCATCCCCGAGATCGTAGCGCTGCTGAAGACTGCCGCCGCCGACCTGCCCGCGGGCCGGCCGGTGCGCGGGTACGGCTACGAGCATCGCAACCTGGCCGAGCAGCGGCATCCGTCCCGGTTCGAGCTCGATGAGGTCGCGAGCGATCGCGAGGTGTACCTGATGAACGCGTCGGGTCACGGCGGCGTCGTGAATTCGTACACGTTCGAGCTCAACGGCGTCGACCGCGACACCCCCGACCCCGAGGGCGGCACGATCTTCCGCGATGCGGGCGGCGAGCTCACCGGCGAGATCTCGGACGCCGCGTGCAACATGCTGACCGGTGTTCACGGTGTGAAGATCGGCCACCACGGCCCGAACTTCCATCTCGCGGACGAGCCGGACGAGCACTTGCGGCAGCTGGATGTCGCGACCCGGCGCTTCCTCGAAGGGGGAGTGACGACGATCGGCGATGCGCAGGTGTCGCGGCGCGAGTTCGACATGTACCTGCGGCTCGCCGAGGCCGGCCGCCTGGAGCTGCGAGTGTCGATGTACCTGCTGTCGCACCTGCTCGACGAGGCGCTCGAGATGGGACTCGTCGGCCAGTTCGGCAACGCGCACCTGAGCTTCGCCGGCATCAAGCTGTACGCCGACGGCACGCTCGGCGGCTGGACCGCCTACTTCCCCGACGGCTACGTCGGCGACCCGTGCCGCACCGGTCAGCTGTACCACGAGCCTGCGGAATACGCCGAACTGATCCGTAAGGCGCATGCCGCGGGCCTGCAGACGGCGACGCACGCTCAGTCACCGACGGCGATCGAGATGGTCGTGTCGGCGATCGAGAGGGCGCTCGCCGAGCGGCCCGACGACGACGCGCGGCACCGCATCGAGCACTGCGGGCTGCCGACGCCCGAGCAGATCCGGCGCATGGCGGCAGCCGGCATCCGCCCTGTCAACCAGACCCAGCACTACTTCAACTGGGGTGAGGGCGTCGAGCAGGCGATCGGCACGCCGGGCGAGCGGTTCAACCCGCTCGGCGAGTTCGTGGCCGAGGGGGTGCCGATCACGATCTCGTCGGACGCGCCGGTCGCAGAGCCGATCCCGCTCGAGGCGATCCAGACGGCCGTGACCCGTGAGACCCGACGGGGTCACAAGCTCGGTCCCGACGGCCTGCGGGTGTCGGCGGCGGCGGCGCTGCGCGCGCACACGTACGAAGGCGCCGTGTCGATCGGCCGCGAGGACGATCTGGGTTCGCTCGAGGCCGGCAAGTACGCCGACTTCGCGGTGCTCGGCGGAGATCCGCTCGCGGTCGACGCGGCCGAGATCTCGCAGATCCCCGTGCTCGAGACGTGGGTGGGCGGCGAACGTATCTACGCGTCGGCGCGCGTCGGGGAGCTGGCGACATGA
- a CDS encoding glycoside hydrolase family 3 N-terminal domain-containing protein, with protein sequence MRTSFRVSGAAAGILLALGVALPTPQSAADTSAASTEVVVQAAGDADLTAAAVAAVSAMSVQEQAASVVMGHIPTTDAAALRSYMESTGIGGFILMGANIPADEVSLRALTAALTVDPARPPLIAIDQEGGDVSRLPWDAFPSARTLKDAPPEASEDAFAGRAALVRRAGIGVNFGIVADETSDPSSFIYRRALGTSPTSAAERVSAAVRGEGLTAASTLKHFPGHGAAPGDSHSSIPSTAMSFDDWRANDGRPFAAGIDAGAPVLMYGHLAYTAVDAAPASLSAEWHRIARDELGFEGVAITDDLGMLQGSGLAQYADPVANAVVSIAAGNDMVLTVVGSTPETAVRTAEGIAAAVEAGTIPAGRLREAAERVMALRLELAAEGRGLLPCAACEAAG encoded by the coding sequence GTGAGGACGTCATTCCGCGTCTCCGGCGCTGCCGCCGGAATCCTGCTCGCGCTCGGCGTCGCGCTGCCGACACCGCAGAGCGCGGCCGACACGTCGGCGGCGTCGACCGAGGTCGTGGTGCAGGCGGCCGGCGACGCCGACCTCACGGCCGCCGCCGTGGCCGCCGTCTCGGCGATGTCGGTGCAGGAGCAGGCCGCGAGTGTCGTGATGGGTCACATTCCGACGACGGATGCCGCGGCCCTGCGCAGCTACATGGAATCCACCGGCATCGGCGGCTTCATCCTGATGGGCGCGAACATCCCCGCGGACGAGGTGTCGCTGCGCGCGCTGACCGCAGCCCTCACGGTCGATCCCGCGCGGCCGCCGCTCATCGCGATCGATCAGGAGGGCGGCGATGTCTCGCGTCTTCCCTGGGACGCGTTCCCGTCGGCGCGCACGCTCAAGGACGCGCCTCCCGAGGCCTCGGAGGACGCCTTCGCCGGCCGCGCCGCGCTCGTGCGACGGGCCGGCATCGGCGTGAACTTCGGGATCGTCGCCGACGAGACGTCGGACCCGTCCTCGTTCATCTACCGCCGCGCGCTCGGGACGTCCCCGACGAGCGCGGCGGAGCGGGTGTCCGCAGCGGTGCGGGGCGAAGGGCTCACGGCGGCGTCCACGCTGAAGCACTTCCCGGGTCACGGCGCCGCACCGGGGGACTCGCACTCGTCGATCCCCTCCACCGCGATGTCGTTCGACGACTGGCGCGCGAACGACGGCCGGCCGTTCGCGGCCGGGATCGACGCCGGAGCGCCGGTGCTGATGTACGGACACCTCGCCTACACCGCAGTGGATGCCGCTCCCGCCAGCCTCTCGGCGGAGTGGCACCGCATCGCCCGCGACGAGCTGGGCTTCGAGGGCGTGGCCATCACCGACGACCTCGGCATGCTGCAGGGGTCGGGCCTCGCGCAGTACGCGGATCCGGTGGCCAACGCGGTGGTCTCCATCGCCGCGGGGAACGACATGGTGCTGACCGTCGTCGGGTCCACCCCCGAGACGGCGGTGCGCACTGCCGAGGGCATCGCCGCCGCCGTCGAGGCGGGCACGATCCCGGCCGGGCGTCTCCGGGAGGCCGCGGAGCGGGTCATGGCGCTCCGTCTGGAGCTCGCGGCCGAAGGCCGCGGTCTGCTGCCGTGTGCGGCGTGCGAGGCGGCGGGCTGA
- the speB gene encoding agmatinase, whose amino-acid sequence MTEHQEPVGPVDASVYPRYAGIATFARLPRIEEVPRADIAIIGIPFDTGVSYRPGARFGPSHVRESSRLLRPYNPAQDVSPFAAAQVVDAGDIPANPFHIEAAVADIETAAVELGSRVERIVTVGGDHTIALPLLRALNKKHGPVAVLHFDAHLDTWDTYFGAPITHGTPFRRASEEGLIDLRASCHVGTRGPLYSKQDLDDDELLGFSIVSSVDIEERGIEAAIERVRRRVGDKPLYISIDIDVLDPAHAPGTGTPEAGGMTSRELLRMLRALSDLDVVGADVVEVSPAYDHAQLTGIAASHVVYELVTLMAARIGAGRAAGA is encoded by the coding sequence ATGACCGAACACCAGGAGCCCGTGGGTCCCGTCGACGCGTCCGTCTACCCCCGCTATGCCGGCATCGCGACCTTCGCACGCCTGCCCCGCATCGAGGAAGTGCCGCGCGCCGACATCGCGATCATCGGCATCCCCTTCGACACGGGCGTCAGCTACCGGCCCGGCGCCCGGTTCGGCCCGTCCCATGTGCGCGAGTCGTCGCGCCTGCTGCGTCCCTACAACCCCGCGCAGGACGTGTCGCCCTTCGCCGCGGCGCAGGTCGTCGACGCAGGCGACATCCCGGCGAACCCGTTCCATATCGAGGCTGCCGTCGCCGACATCGAGACCGCGGCGGTCGAGCTGGGATCGCGGGTCGAGCGCATCGTCACCGTCGGCGGCGACCACACCATCGCCCTGCCGCTGCTGCGCGCCCTGAACAAGAAGCACGGACCGGTCGCGGTGCTTCACTTCGACGCGCACCTCGACACGTGGGACACCTACTTCGGCGCCCCTATCACGCACGGCACGCCGTTCCGCCGTGCCAGCGAAGAGGGGCTCATCGACCTCAGGGCGAGCTGCCACGTCGGCACGCGCGGCCCGTTGTACTCGAAGCAGGACCTCGACGACGACGAGCTGCTCGGGTTCTCGATCGTGTCGAGCGTCGACATCGAGGAACGCGGCATCGAGGCGGCGATCGAGCGTGTGCGCCGCCGGGTGGGCGACAAGCCGCTGTACATCTCGATCGACATCGACGTGCTCGACCCTGCTCACGCCCCGGGAACCGGAACACCCGAGGCTGGCGGCATGACGAGCCGCGAACTGCTCCGGATGCTGCGTGCCCTGAGCGATCTCGACGTCGTGGGCGCCGACGTGGTCGAGGTGTCGCCCGCGTACGACCACGCGCAGCTGACCGGCATCGCCGCGAGCCACGTCGTCTACGAGCTCGTGACGCTGATGGCAGCCCGGATCGGAGCAGGCAGGGCCGCCGGCGCGTAG
- a CDS encoding VOC family protein: MTAVTPFLWFDDAAEEAVAFYTELIPDSQIVSLRRYPDEVPGMGGKVMHVHFRLGGRDFLAMDAGPQFPFTEAVSLYVSCADQAEVDRYWDALTSDGGQEQPCGWLKDRWGLSWQIIPDRLMELIRHPDPDVAHRSVQAMLKMRRIDIAALEAAAAGG, encoded by the coding sequence ATGACAGCCGTGACCCCGTTCCTCTGGTTCGACGACGCGGCAGAAGAAGCCGTCGCGTTCTACACAGAGCTCATCCCCGACTCTCAGATCGTGTCGCTGCGGCGGTACCCCGACGAGGTGCCCGGAATGGGCGGCAAGGTGATGCACGTGCACTTCCGCCTCGGCGGGCGCGACTTCCTCGCCATGGACGCGGGTCCGCAGTTCCCGTTCACCGAGGCTGTCTCGCTGTACGTCTCGTGCGCCGACCAGGCCGAGGTCGACAGATACTGGGACGCGCTGACCTCGGACGGCGGCCAAGAGCAGCCATGCGGCTGGCTGAAGGACCGCTGGGGCCTGTCGTGGCAGATCATCCCCGACCGTCTCATGGAGCTCATCCGCCACCCCGACCCCGACGTGGCGCACCGTTCGGTGCAGGCGATGCTGAAGATGCGCCGCATCGACATCGCGGCGCTCGAGGCGGCCGCGGCGGGCGGATGA